CGAGGCTGGTAGACAGGGGTACTCCCCCTGTCAGACGCGTCAGCCGCTCGCGCCCGGCACGGTGTTTCACGTGAAACTAAGCCGCCCGGCACGCCGGGCCAACCTCGTCGTCCATGTAGCCGCGTCCGCGTGCTGGCTCGGGCTCACGCTCGGGCTGCTCGCCCTGGGAATCACCGCGAACACCACCGGGTCCGCGGTGACCGTGGAAGCTTCCGTCCGCGCCATGAAGACCTTCACCGACTGGCTTCTGCTCCCCCTCGCGTTGCTTACACTCCTCACCGGCCTGGTGCTGTCCCTGGGCACACCGTGGGGGCTCGCGCGGCACCGGTGGGTCTACACCAAGTTCTGGCTGACGCTGGCCACCGTCACGGCCACGGTTCTGGCCCTGCGCCCCGGGGTCGACACCGCGGTCGCCGCGGTGTCGGACGGCGGACCGCTGCCCGACCCCGGTGACGTCCTGTTCGGACCGATCGTCTCGCTGACCGCGTATCTCTTCATGACGGTGATCTCAATTCTCAAACCCTGGGGTCTGACCCGGCGCGGGCAAAAGACCCGTACGGCCGCCCGCAAACCGGTGGACGTGACAGCCGCTCGTCGGACAGCCTGACCTGCGTGCCGACTCCTTCCCCCGCCGCTCTGCCCATTCGCCGTCTGACGCCTCGCGATCTCTCCGCCTGCGCCGACCTCTCAGAGAACCGGGGCTGGCCCCGTGAAGAACACAAGTGGGGTCTGCTGCTCGCGGCCGGCACGGGTTACGGCATCGACGACCCCTCAGGCGGCCTTGTCTCCGCCTGTGTCGTGACCGCCTACGGGCCTCGGGAACAGCCGGATCTGACGGCCATCGGCATGGTGCTGGTCGCCGAGCGGTACGCCCGCCAGGGCATCGGGCGCCGTCTCATGCGCCATGTGGTGGCCGAACTCGCGACCACTCCGGTGACCCTGCACGCCACTCCGTACGGGCGTCCGCTGTACGAAGAACTGGGCTTCAAGACCATCGGGCGCGCCGAGATGGTCCGTGGCCGCTTCCGACCTCTGGGTCCGGAGCCCGAGGTGGCCACGCGTGCGGCCAGGGCCGAGGACCTCGCCCCGATCCTCCGCCTCGACGAGGAGGTCTTCGGCGCGGACCGGACGCACATGATCACGCGGCTGCCCGCCTTCTCCGACCACCTGCGCGTCGCCGAGGAGGACGGCCGGATCATCGGGTACGCCGCCGCCTGGCCCAACATGGACACCCATGTCGTCGGCCCGTTGATCGCCCGGGACACGGAGACGGCCAAGGCACTCATCGCCTCGCTCGCCTCCCTGACCGACCGTCCACTGCGCACGGACGTCGATG
This sequence is a window from Streptomyces ortus. Protein-coding genes within it:
- a CDS encoding DUF2269 family protein, producing MKLSRPARRANLVVHVAASACWLGLTLGLLALGITANTTGSAVTVEASVRAMKTFTDWLLLPLALLTLLTGLVLSLGTPWGLARHRWVYTKFWLTLATVTATVLALRPGVDTAVAAVSDGGPLPDPGDVLFGPIVSLTAYLFMTVISILKPWGLTRRGQKTRTAARKPVDVTAARRTA
- a CDS encoding GNAT family N-acetyltransferase, which encodes MPTPSPAALPIRRLTPRDLSACADLSENRGWPREEHKWGLLLAAGTGYGIDDPSGGLVSACVVTAYGPREQPDLTAIGMVLVAERYARQGIGRRLMRHVVAELATTPVTLHATPYGRPLYEELGFKTIGRAEMVRGRFRPLGPEPEVATRAARAEDLAPILRLDEEVFGADRTHMITRLPAFSDHLRVAEEDGRIIGYAAAWPNMDTHVVGPLIARDTETAKALIASLASLTDRPLRTDVDVRHEDLLGWVKERGLAPLSFNAVMTYGIGELPGDWRRRFAPLTVAAG